Proteins encoded by one window of Candidatus Woesearchaeota archaeon:
- a CDS encoding TldD/PmbA family protein translates to MERKLLRLFADRSITYWEIRNETIKTTALNAWNKETKDIVLGEKNGHSVRVLYKNGWGFVSSDGTSLAKSIKKAMSIAKSLNTSMTRSPATRSVWVGHPRSGQKKSLVKIAPDTISLEEKKSHIVAATTEYLQRKFVKSVQVSYSDSIKDSSFWNAEGTEIHQQLTYAAVSASMTVKNKTLETFDERAGGVMGYEVTKALPEVMASTYKNACILTKARVPKGGMVPVLCDPQLTEVLIHEAVGHATEADIVLQKESCLQALLGKQIAPSFLTISDDPTLKGLWGSYFYDDEGVPAQKTSMVKHGILQNLLHTRETAAAYGTSPTGNARAQSVEYLPQVRMSNTYLEKGDHRFEELAEKVKDGLYLIGSRGGQADTPTGDFHFSAQMGYKIKNSRITEPVKGVSLLGNTLRTLYDIRAIGNTYGKGSPGYCGKGGQYVPVIGNCPPMVVGKAIIGGKA, encoded by the coding sequence ATGGAAAGAAAACTTCTCCGTTTATTTGCTGATCGTTCAATCACGTACTGGGAAATTCGAAACGAAACAATCAAAACAACAGCACTTAATGCATGGAATAAAGAAACAAAAGATATTGTCCTTGGAGAAAAAAACGGACATTCTGTCCGGGTTCTGTATAAAAATGGATGGGGTTTTGTTTCTAGTGACGGGACTTCGCTCGCTAAATCAATAAAAAAAGCTATGAGTATTGCGAAATCGTTAAACACCTCCATGACACGGTCTCCTGCAACACGAAGCGTGTGGGTCGGACATCCAAGAAGTGGACAAAAAAAAAGTCTGGTGAAGATTGCGCCCGACACTATCTCCTTAGAAGAAAAAAAGAGTCACATCGTTGCAGCAACAACCGAATATCTTCAACGAAAATTCGTCAAAAGTGTGCAGGTTTCTTATTCAGATAGTATAAAAGACTCAAGCTTTTGGAATGCCGAAGGAACAGAAATCCATCAGCAGTTAACCTATGCTGCAGTAAGTGCTTCAATGACGGTAAAAAATAAAACATTGGAAACCTTTGATGAACGGGCGGGTGGAGTCATGGGATATGAAGTAACAAAAGCCCTTCCCGAGGTAATGGCATCTACCTACAAAAATGCATGTATCCTTACCAAAGCAAGAGTACCAAAAGGGGGCATGGTTCCGGTATTATGTGATCCCCAGCTCACTGAAGTGCTTATCCATGAAGCTGTTGGTCATGCCACCGAGGCAGACATTGTACTTCAAAAGGAAAGTTGCCTTCAAGCATTACTCGGAAAACAGATTGCTCCTTCCTTTTTAACCATCAGCGATGATCCAACGCTCAAAGGATTATGGGGCAGCTACTTTTATGATGACGAAGGAGTACCTGCACAAAAAACATCAATGGTAAAACATGGTATTTTGCAGAACCTTCTCCATACTCGGGAAACTGCTGCTGCATACGGAACATCACCGACCGGAAATGCACGAGCACAAAGCGTGGAATACCTTCCCCAGGTTCGTATGTCCAATACCTATCTTGAAAAGGGGGATCATCGTTTTGAAGAATTAGCAGAAAAAGTTAAAGACGGTCTCTATCTTATCGGTTCTCGTGGTGGTCAAGCAGATACGCCAACTGGAGATTTTCATTTTTCTGCGCAAATGGGATACAAGATAAAAAACAGCAGAATTACCGAGCCTGTCAAGGGAGTCTCATTACTAGGAAATACGTTGCGTACCTTGTACGACATACGCGCCATTGGGAATACCTATGGAAAAGGTTCCCCGGGTTATTGTGGAAAAGGAGGACAGTATGTACCAGTTATTGGAAATTGTCCTCCCATGGTTGTTGGAAAAGCAATTATTGGCGGAAAAGCTTAA
- a CDS encoding 50S ribosome-binding GTPase — translation MLAVLKQFINKVFRDIFRKKRHIKLGLYGPPNAGKTTLANKICTDWLGEEMGTVSDIPHETREIQIKEQINIKSNGKELSFNLVDTPGIATKVDFEDFLKSGLNEKEAKKRAKEATKGIVDAIKWLDEMDVVIIVLDATKDPYSQVNITIVGNLQARNIPVMIIANKIDLKKADLKRVESAFPQYPVVGISAKYGTQIEAFYESLFTVAG, via the coding sequence ATGCTTGCCGTCTTAAAACAGTTTATCAACAAGGTATTTCGTGATATTTTCCGAAAAAAGAGGCACATCAAATTGGGGTTGTACGGACCGCCAAATGCAGGAAAAACAACACTGGCAAATAAGATTTGTACTGACTGGCTTGGAGAAGAAATGGGAACGGTTTCTGACATTCCCCATGAAACCAGAGAAATTCAGATTAAAGAACAGATTAATATTAAATCAAACGGTAAAGAGCTCTCTTTTAACCTTGTTGATACACCCGGGATTGCAACCAAGGTTGACTTTGAAGATTTTCTCAAAAGCGGATTAAATGAAAAAGAAGCAAAAAAACGTGCAAAAGAAGCGACAAAAGGCATTGTTGATGCAATCAAATGGCTTGATGAAATGGATGTTGTCATTATTGTCCTTGATGCTACCAAAGACCCGTACAGTCAAGTGAATATTACTATTGTCGGAAATCTCCAGGCTCGTAATATTCCGGTGATGATTATTGCAAATAAGATTGATCTGAAAAAGGCTGATTTAAAGCGAGTCGAGAGTGCATTTCCTCAGTATCCGGTCGTCGGCATTTCAGCAAAATATGGGACCCAAATCGAAGCATTTTATGAGTCCCTCTTCACGGTTGCAGGATAA
- a CDS encoding DUF2073 domain-containing protein, translating to MITLQFIPYAEIEQLGTAKRIKKLLDLVKDNKIVLLEGRLKKEEEAELIKRTMEEINDHFKGIELSVIYPSDKDSAAFFQFFQKFRKRFISLLLGDRQGFTIIGPANIVKEIKRDPEQIQLLTDDEYLRRKLGGSRK from the coding sequence ATGATAACCCTCCAATTTATACCGTATGCAGAGATCGAACAGCTCGGAACTGCAAAACGTATTAAAAAATTGTTGGACCTTGTTAAGGATAACAAGATTGTCTTGCTTGAGGGTCGACTGAAGAAAGAAGAAGAAGCAGAGCTCATCAAACGGACAATGGAAGAAATTAACGACCATTTTAAGGGGATTGAGTTATCGGTAATATATCCCAGCGATAAAGATAGCGCAGCGTTTTTTCAGTTTTTTCAAAAATTCAGAAAAAGATTTATCAGCCTGTTATTAGGCGATCGCCAAGGGTTTACCATTATTGGGCCAGCAAATATTGTGAAGGAGATCAAGAGAGATCCTGAACAAATACAGCTCCTTACTGACGACGAATATCTCAGAAGAAAACTCGGTGGTTCTCGAAAGTAA
- a CDS encoding histidine phosphatase family protein yields the protein MRLIITRHGETEENVAGIFQGHLHGKLSDVGISQAKKVALRLKTEKIDYIYSSDLARASDTTKEIAKYHPHTPVEFVEELRERYLGELQGKKESDLGFSKTTSVAGLSLKNGETLESLFNRAKAFLHKVLTKRPNDTVLFVAHNGINKALIAVITHRTPEDIQSIENLHNTGICIFDIDEDKRHKIHLFNSKQHLD from the coding sequence ATGCGACTGATTATTACAAGACATGGTGAAACTGAAGAGAATGTAGCAGGTATTTTTCAAGGTCATCTTCATGGAAAACTTTCAGATGTAGGTATTTCTCAAGCGAAGAAAGTTGCATTACGATTGAAAACTGAGAAAATAGATTATATTTATTCGAGTGATTTAGCAAGGGCTTCAGATACAACAAAAGAAATTGCAAAGTATCATCCTCATACACCTGTTGAATTTGTGGAAGAATTAAGAGAAAGATATTTAGGCGAATTGCAGGGAAAGAAAGAATCAGACCTTGGATTTTCAAAAACCACAAGCGTCGCAGGTCTTTCTCTAAAAAATGGAGAAACGCTAGAGTCATTATTCAATCGTGCTAAAGCATTCTTGCATAAGGTTTTAACAAAACGTCCAAATGACACTGTTTTATTCGTAGCTCACAATGGAATTAATAAGGCATTAATAGCAGTCATTACTCATAGGACTCCTGAGGACATACAATCAATTGAGAACCTACATAACACCGGCATTTGCATTTTTGACATTGATGAAGATAAACGTCATAAAATCCATCTATTCAATAGTAAACAACACCTAGACTAA
- a CDS encoding redox-regulated ATPase YchF, which translates to MLIGVVGKANVGKSTFFKAATLAEVEIANYPFATIKPNHGCGFVRVACIDHEFNVQCNPRFGYCINHMRFVPVDLIDVAGLVPGAHKGLGMGNQFLDDLRQADALIHVIDVAGTTNEKGEPIAVGNYDPTNDIRFLEEELDYWYLGVLKRGWERFARQMIQERQEIQKALAKQLSGLKVTEEIVEQVITELALDPERPNSWSEDQLLKLAHELRKKTKPMIIVCNKIDVPGAQEHFERLQKTFPAYTLIPCSAEAELALREAARHHLISYVPGDKTFQITSTQMNEKQQQALSFIQRTILDIHQTTGVQQALDTAVFTLLRMIAIFPGGVNNLMDKDGNVLPDCFLMPPGTTALDFAFKIHQDLGKNFIKAIDVRKKLPVGKDHPLQHRDIIEIKTGR; encoded by the coding sequence ATGCTTATCGGTGTTGTTGGCAAAGCAAACGTCGGGAAATCAACCTTTTTCAAGGCAGCTACGTTGGCAGAAGTGGAGATTGCAAACTATCCGTTTGCCACAATCAAGCCAAACCACGGCTGTGGATTTGTTCGTGTGGCATGTATTGACCATGAATTTAACGTCCAATGTAATCCTCGATTTGGTTATTGTATCAATCATATGCGGTTTGTCCCTGTTGACTTGATTGACGTTGCCGGCCTAGTCCCTGGAGCCCATAAAGGCCTTGGCATGGGCAACCAGTTCTTGGATGATTTGCGGCAAGCAGATGCTCTTATCCATGTCATAGATGTTGCTGGAACAACGAACGAGAAAGGAGAGCCTATTGCCGTAGGAAACTATGACCCTACAAATGATATCCGTTTTCTTGAAGAAGAGCTTGATTATTGGTATTTAGGCGTGCTTAAACGAGGATGGGAACGCTTTGCTCGACAGATGATTCAAGAAAGGCAAGAGATCCAAAAGGCACTGGCGAAGCAATTGAGCGGGCTGAAAGTAACTGAAGAGATCGTTGAACAAGTTATAACAGAACTTGCATTAGACCCTGAAAGACCAAACAGTTGGAGCGAAGATCAATTATTGAAACTGGCGCATGAGCTGAGAAAAAAGACAAAACCTATGATTATTGTGTGTAATAAGATCGATGTTCCTGGAGCACAAGAACACTTTGAGCGGTTGCAAAAAACCTTTCCCGCATACACGCTTATTCCTTGTAGCGCTGAAGCAGAGCTTGCCTTGCGTGAGGCAGCACGGCATCATCTTATTAGCTATGTCCCCGGAGACAAGACCTTCCAGATAACCAGTACACAGATGAATGAAAAACAACAACAGGCATTGTCCTTTATCCAACGAACGATCCTTGATATCCATCAAACAACAGGAGTCCAGCAAGCCCTTGATACAGCCGTGTTTACACTGCTCAGGATGATTGCCATCTTCCCTGGAGGAGTAAATAATCTCATGGACAAAGACGGAAATGTCCTTCCTGACTGCTTCTTAATGCCACCAGGAACAACTGCCTTGGATTTTGCCTTTAAGATCCATCAAGATCTTGGCAAGAACTTCATCAAAGCGATTGATGTACGAAAGAAACTACCGGTTGGTAAGGACCACCCCTTACAGCACCGGGACATCATCGAGATTAAAACAGGCAGATGA
- a CDS encoding nucleotidyltransferase gives MINLENQENLFHLLGRGLKQKGDYYIVGGSAMLYYKAKEKTKDIDIVCQTTKDREILLQLLKDLGFKDREFRFLYFNKKNVPLLLSRGQTRIDLFYRRIICFDLSHGMIDRIRKVYEYGNFVAHIVAPEDILLLKCATERPGDREDAKSLVDHYNLKWDSIIEEAQAQTRPGEELFVVFLDDFLHELKEDLHADVPKEVLKKIRQIAEKALIEHAGKKKRSRVALKSR, from the coding sequence ATGATAAACCTAGAAAACCAGGAAAATTTGTTCCATCTCTTGGGAAGAGGATTAAAGCAGAAGGGAGACTACTATATTGTTGGGGGCTCTGCAATGCTTTACTACAAGGCAAAGGAGAAAACAAAAGATATTGATATAGTGTGTCAAACGACGAAAGACAGAGAGATCCTCCTTCAGTTGCTTAAGGATCTTGGATTTAAAGACAGGGAATTTCGTTTTCTCTATTTTAACAAAAAAAATGTTCCTCTTCTTCTGAGTAGAGGTCAGACGCGCATCGATCTTTTCTATCGAAGAATTATTTGTTTTGATTTGTCCCACGGAATGATTGACCGGATAAGAAAGGTATATGAATATGGAAACTTTGTAGCCCATATTGTTGCACCTGAAGACATTCTTCTGTTAAAGTGTGCGACCGAACGTCCAGGGGATCGTGAAGATGCGAAATCATTGGTTGACCATTATAATCTTAAGTGGGATAGCATCATAGAAGAAGCCCAAGCACAAACAAGACCCGGTGAGGAACTATTCGTTGTCTTTCTCGATGATTTCCTGCATGAACTCAAGGAAGATCTGCATGCAGACGTTCCAAAAGAAGTCCTGAAAAAGATACGGCAAATCGCTGAGAAGGCTTTGATTGAACACGCGGGAAAGAAGAAGCGATCACGTGTTGCTTTGAAATCGAGATAG
- a CDS encoding type II/IV secretion system ATPase subunit, whose translation MEKKEDTYELIREGEDTIMRIDYSSSSHIPSLEDDELCMSRTVDKIVEAGPISKIVFTQKRDYEYDYSQTQLLVEISRLVHQLVKQRVLATYFSAQNPATDRNYTLHYNEAQELLYHRLKADPLGAYVELKRILRRERIVLDKETDQQMAYYTQRYISFLTFVLSKLDQTKLLSLAKPHLSGFKMGERDVYRKLFYPTIKPDFMFTKLMASYPTDGEELDNYVVNEDTEITVFKLPDSVQYVYHMMPPEFKLTEEKYELLDMARKIMSEHQPKKSEFVDPERMRQVFFNVGRDLLEELSAYRGVTLRSKDIEKLTNILVRYTVGFGLIEVLLQDERIQDISVNSPMGQTPLFIVHSQYGDCVTNIIPTPTEAESWASKLRMISGRPLDEADPILDTELELPGANTRVSVITQPLDPSGLAYSFRRHRDRPWTLPLFIKAGMINPLGAGLISFLVDGTRTILIAGTRSSGKTSFMTSVMVEIMRRTRVITIEDTLELPTNALRKLGYNIQPMKVASALSRESAEVNASDGIRATLRLGDSALIVGEVRSKEAVALYEAMRVGAAANVVAGTIHGDSPYGVYDRVVNDIGIPKTSFKATDIIIVATPVKSADGIHSTRRITQITEVRKKWDKDPLLEHAFVDLMKYDVKTDQLVPQDALTTGDSDILKDVAGNIKEFAGNWDAVWENIVLRGTMKQLLVDYAEKTNDNELLEAPFVIKANDLFHVLSENVREEVGFPDPKRILFEWEEWLKGEMRKRVMYTKNA comes from the coding sequence ATGGAAAAAAAAGAGGATACCTACGAACTTATCCGTGAGGGAGAAGATACCATTATGCGGATTGATTATAGCAGTTCCTCTCATATTCCTTCACTAGAGGATGATGAGCTCTGCATGTCTCGGACCGTTGATAAGATTGTTGAAGCTGGACCAATTTCTAAAATCGTCTTTACTCAAAAACGGGACTATGAATATGACTATAGCCAAACCCAACTCTTGGTTGAGATCTCCCGCCTTGTCCATCAACTGGTCAAGCAACGAGTTTTAGCAACCTATTTTTCTGCACAAAACCCAGCTACCGACAGGAATTATACCCTCCACTACAACGAAGCACAGGAACTGCTCTATCATCGTTTAAAAGCAGATCCTTTAGGGGCATATGTCGAGCTTAAACGCATTCTGAGAAGAGAGAGAATCGTCCTTGATAAGGAAACAGATCAACAGATGGCTTACTATACCCAACGTTATATATCTTTCCTTACCTTTGTGTTGAGTAAGCTTGACCAGACAAAACTGCTTAGTTTGGCAAAGCCCCACTTGAGTGGCTTTAAGATGGGAGAACGTGATGTTTATCGAAAGCTCTTCTACCCAACCATAAAACCTGATTTTATGTTTACCAAACTGATGGCTTCTTACCCAACCGATGGTGAGGAGCTTGATAATTATGTGGTTAATGAAGACACTGAAATTACGGTCTTTAAGCTGCCTGACAGTGTCCAGTATGTTTATCATATGATGCCTCCTGAATTTAAGTTAACTGAAGAGAAGTATGAACTGTTGGACATGGCAAGAAAAATCATGTCGGAGCATCAACCGAAAAAATCAGAATTTGTCGACCCAGAACGGATGCGGCAGGTTTTTTTTAATGTTGGCCGTGATCTTTTAGAAGAGTTATCTGCATATAGAGGTGTTACGCTTCGAAGTAAGGATATTGAAAAATTAACTAACATTCTAGTGCGTTATACGGTTGGATTCGGGTTGATCGAAGTTCTTTTGCAGGACGAAAGAATTCAGGATATCTCGGTTAATAGTCCTATGGGTCAAACGCCCTTGTTTATTGTACACAGTCAATACGGGGATTGCGTTACCAATATTATTCCAACACCGACCGAAGCAGAATCCTGGGCATCAAAGCTCCGTATGATTTCAGGTAGGCCCTTAGATGAGGCAGATCCTATCCTTGATACAGAACTTGAGCTTCCTGGTGCAAATACCAGAGTTTCTGTTATTACGCAACCCTTAGACCCTAGTGGATTGGCATATTCTTTTCGACGTCATCGTGATCGTCCGTGGACCTTGCCCTTGTTTATCAAAGCAGGGATGATTAATCCATTAGGGGCAGGTCTCATCAGTTTTCTGGTTGATGGAACAAGAACTATTCTTATTGCAGGAACACGAAGTAGCGGAAAGACCAGTTTTATGACCAGTGTTATGGTTGAAATCATGCGAAGAACAAGGGTTATTACTATCGAAGATACCTTAGAATTACCAACGAATGCACTACGTAAATTAGGCTACAACATTCAACCGATGAAGGTAGCAAGTGCACTTTCCCGGGAGAGTGCTGAAGTAAATGCATCAGACGGTATTCGAGCGACCTTACGGTTGGGAGATTCTGCATTAATTGTTGGTGAAGTTCGAAGTAAGGAAGCAGTTGCTTTGTACGAGGCTATGCGCGTCGGTGCTGCTGCTAATGTTGTTGCTGGTACGATTCATGGCGACTCTCCGTATGGGGTGTATGACCGTGTGGTGAATGATATAGGCATTCCCAAAACGTCTTTTAAGGCAACAGACATTATTATCGTAGCAACACCAGTAAAATCTGCTGATGGCATTCATAGCACCAGAAGGATTACGCAAATTACCGAAGTGAGAAAAAAGTGGGATAAAGACCCATTACTGGAGCATGCCTTTGTTGATCTTATGAAATATGACGTCAAAACAGATCAGCTTGTCCCTCAAGATGCACTTACTACCGGAGATTCTGATATTCTGAAAGATGTGGCTGGAAATATCAAGGAATTTGCTGGAAACTGGGACGCAGTCTGGGAGAATATTGTTCTTCGAGGAACCATGAAACAGCTATTGGTAGACTATGCAGAGAAGACAAATGATAATGAGCTCCTTGAAGCTCCCTTTGTCATTAAGGCAAATGATCTTTTTCATGTTCTTTCGGAAAATGTACGAGAAGAAGTAGGATTCCCCGATCCAAAACGAATTTTGTTTGAATGGGAAGAGTGGCTCAAAGGAGAGATGAGAAAACGAGTGATGTACACGAAAAATGCCTGA